The Chitinophagales bacterium genomic interval ACAAAGTTACGCTCGTGTAAGCGCGGGTGCGGCACCTCCAATGTAGGCAACTTGAACACGCTGTCTTCCATCAGTAAAATATCAATATCTATTTCGCGCTCACCCCACACCTCGCGTTGCTGCCGCCCCGCCATTCCCTCAATAGCCTTCAACTTGGCCAGCAATGTTGCTGGTTCAAAATCTGTTTCAACCGCAATTGCCAAATTCAAAAAATCAGATTGGTTTTCCTTACCCCACGCAGCCGTTTCATATACTTTCGATTGCTGCACTATTGCACCAACCTGCGCCTGAATTAAACCCAATGCACTTCTTAAAAACTCCAAACGCGGCTCTATGTTCGTTCCAAGTAGTAAATAAACCTTCATGCGCTTCAAAAATATTTAATATTGTCATTCGTTTCCTTGCAACTATCCATAATTTATGAAACAGTTCTTAAAATTCACACTTGCCACCATTGTAGGCATTTTCCTATTCACCATTATTTCGGTTTTTGTATTAGCAGGCATTGCAGCAGCAGCCGGAGGAAAAAAACAAATTGAAGTACCCGCCAACTCTGTACTAAAACTCGATTTAAATTACAGCATACCTGAGCAAACTACCGACAATCCTTTTCAAGATATAGACTTTAGCAGCTTTAAACCCAAATCTGCACTCGGCTTATTGGATGTGCTTAAAACCATAGAGCTTGCCAAAAACGATAAAAACATTGCAGGAATATATTTGCCAATGGGCATAAATACCAATGGCTTTGCTACTCTAGAATCTATTAGAAACCAATTGATAGACTTTAAAAAATCGGGCAAATTTGTATATGCCTACGGAGTGGTTACATCACAAAAAAGCTACTACTTGGCAAGTGTTGCCGATAAAGTTTTTTTAGATAAAAACGGCTATTTGGAACTGCGCGGTATGGGTACGCAAATCACTTATTTCAAGAATGCTTTCGATAAAGCCGGCATAGAAGTGCAAGAGTTTCATGTAGGAAGTTTTAAAAGTGCTATAGAGCCATTTATTAGAACAAACATGAGTGAACCTAACCGCGAACAACTCACCATGATTTTAGGCGATTTGCAAAACCATTTTGTAAAAGGAATTACCGAACAACGCAAAATTTCTGCCGAAAATTTTCAAAATATGTTAGATAGTCTAAAAGCCACCAATGCCGAAGAATGTAAAGCTCTAGGCTTAATAGACGAAGCATTGTATTACGACCAATTGCTAAACCATCTAAAAGATAAAACCGGAGTAAAAGCCGCCAAGGACGTAGAACTAGTAGAGTTAAACAAGTATGCAGGCAAATTAGATAAAGAAGATAAAAGCGAATCTGCCAATAAAATTGCAGTAGTAGTGCTCGAAGGAAATATTGTTGATGGCGAAGGACAAGAAGATGAAATTGGAGGCGACCGTGTAGCAAAATTATTGCGTAAACTGCGTGAAGACGAAAAAGTAAAATCTATTGTAATGCGCGTAAATTCTCCCGGAGGCAGTGCCGTTGCCAGCGACCTTATTTGGCGCGAAGTTACATTGGCAAAAGAACATAAACCCGTTGTGGTTTCATTTGGCAATGTTGCAGCATCTGGCGGCTACTATATTTCTTGTGCTGCCGATAGAATTTTTGTACAGCCCAATACCATTACAGGCTCTATTGGTGTATTTGGTTTAATTCCAAACTTTAAAAAATTGATGAACGAAAAAATTGGTGTTACCACCGATGAAGTTGCACTTTCTAAACACGCCAATTTTGGAGGCGGCCTAAAACCTTTAGATGCCTTTGAAAGCACCGTGATACAAAAAGAAGTAGAGCATGTTTACACCACCTTCCGCCAAAGAGTTGCCGATGGTAGAAAAACCGATACCGCTGCCATCGAAAAAATTGCCCAAGGCAGGGTATGGACAGGCACACAAGCTATCGAAAGAAATTTGGCAGACGAAATTGGAAACTTAGATAACGCCATTGCCTTTGCAGCTAAAAAAGCCAGTTTAAAAGACTATAAAGTGAAGGTTTATCCCGAAGAAAAATCGTTTGCCGAAAAAATATCTGAAAGCTTTGGCGAAATGAAGACAAGCTGGGTAAAAGAAGCTTTAGGCGAACAATACGAAATTTTCAATGCCATCAACCGCCTGAAAAAAACCAGCGGTGTGCAATGCAGAATGCCACTCGAAACAGAATCGTTGTAATGAAACTTCACCGCAACCTCGTACATGCTGTTGCACAAGCAATTACACAAATTACAGAAGAAGCAAACCATGCCGAAACAGTAGTAGAAAATTTGCTGGCATCTAACAAAAAATGGGGCGCCCGCGACCGCCATTTTATAGCAGAAAATATATATGAAATTATTCGCCATCAGCTATTACTCCGGCACTGTGCCAATAGCAGCAATCCTTTTCATTTACTGGCTGCACGCTATACACTGCAAGGACTAGAAATACCCGATTGGGCCGAGTTTAAGGATTTTACTTTTAGCCCCCCCGGTGCCGATTTGCCATATAAGATAACCTACTCTATTCCCGATTGGTTAAATGAGTTTGGTATAGACCAATTAGGCGAAAAAAACTGGCAGCAAGAAATGCAAGCCATGCACACAACCGCCAAAACCTGCTTGCGTATAAATACGTTAAAAGCTACCGCAGCCAACGCATCTAAACAGCTCGAAGCAGAAGGAATTGCGTTTACTGCCTCCGATAATTTTTTGATACTCAACGATAAAAGGAATATCCAAAACACCATTGCTTACAAAAGCGGATGGGTAGAAATACAAGACGGCAACTCACAAAAAATTGCACCGCTGCTGCAAGTAAAACCTAAAGAAATTGTAATAGATGCATGTGCAGGAGCAGGTGGAAAAACACTCCAACTGGCTGCCGAAATGAAAAACGAAGGACACATCTTTGCACTTGATGTTTTCGAGAAAAAGCTGCAAGAACTTAACCGAAGGGCACAGCGTGCAGGAGCAAAAAACATCAGTACTTTAGTTGCCAACCAAGCCACCTTAAACCAACTTAAAAATAAAGCCGACAAACTACTGTTAGATGTGCCGTGCAGCGGATCAGGAGTGTTTCGCAGAAAACCCGACAGCAAGTTTAAGCTATCGCCTCAGCGCATGCAGGAATTGCAAAATCTGCAATGGCAAATTCTTTCTACATACCACACCATGCTAAAATCGGGAGGCACCATGCTGTATGCTACTTGCAGTATTTTCCCTAGCGAAAACAACTTTCAAGTCCAACGATTTTTGAACGAATACGGCACACAATTTTGCTTAGAAAAGGAATACTTCCTTTCTCCGGCAGAAACCGGATTAGATGGTTTTTACGCAGCCGTGTTTACCAAAAAATAAACACACATACGGTTTACCACATTGGAAAACTTGCAGGATCGGTTTCGTGCATTATACCATAAATAACCTCAAATACCTCTTCGGCATTTGGCTTACTAAAATAGTCGCCATCGCTGCCATAAGCGGCACGGTGTGCTTTTGCCGTAATAGTGCAAGGATTACTATCTAACCAACGAAAAGCACCCTGCTCTTCCATTACCTGCTGAAACATATATGCTGCCGCTCCTCCCGGAACATCTTCATCTAAAAACACTACTCTGTTTGTTTTTTCAATACTCTTTACAATACTGCCATGTATATCAAACGGTAATAGTGTTTGCACATCTATCAGCTCTACTGAAATTCCTCTCTCTTCCAATTGCTGTATGGCTTCTTGCGCTACACGCACACAACTTCCATACGTAACCAGCGTAATGTCTTCGCCCTCTTGCAATACTTCCGGCACGCCCAACGGCACTGTAAACGAACTTAGATTATCCGGCATTGTTTCTTTCAATCTATAACCATTTAAGCATTCTACCACCAGCGCAGGCTCATCGCTTTGGAGCAAAGTATTATACATTCCCGCAGCCTGCACCATATTGCGCGGCACACACACATACATTCCGCGCAGTGCATTTATTATCATACTCATTGGCGAACCGGTATGCCATATTCCTTCTAAGCGATGCCCGCGGGTGCGAATAATGACGGGTGCTTTTTGAATACCATTGGTGCGGTAGCGCAAACATGCCACATCATCGCTAAGCGGCTCCAAACCATATAGCAAATAATCGAGGTACTGTATTTCTGCTATTGGACGAATGCCACGCATAGAAAGCCCTATGGCTTGACCCATAATTGTAAGTTCTCTAATGCCGGTATCAAAAATTCTATGCTCGCCAAACTGCTGTTGTAAACCCGAAAAACCTTGGTTTACATCGCCAATCTTTCCAACATCTTCGCCAAACGCAACTACATTCTTATAGCGGTTAAACACTCCTTCAAAAAATGTATTGAGTACTTCATAACCATTCAGCACTTTAGATGCAGCCGAAAACTCGGGTTTTACCTCTTTTACTTTTAGTGCATTGTAAGGTGTTTCGCTGTGGTGGTTGCGGCTGTATATTTGTTGGTAGCTATGTTGCAGGTTGTTTGTAAATGCTGCTAAGTTATTATAGGCAAAACCACCTTCGCCCGCAGCGTTCCATAATACTTTTTTGGTAGCTTTCAGTATATCTTTCCTTACCGGATCTACACTTTTTTGCAAGGCTTTAATTACCGATGTTGCAAATTCGGTATTTCCTACTTCTGCACCTGCATTTTCAATAAGTTGTATAGCTTCTTCTATTTCATCTTTTATTGAACTTGTAAAACTATTCCATGCTGCTTTCTGTGCCGCTCTTACTTCTTCTTTTGCTTTCGACTCAATATCCAGCAGCACGTCTTCGGTTGCAATACCATTTGCCAATATCCATGTTTTCATTTGGTAGATGCAATCAAATTCTTTTTCCCACTCCAAACGTTCTTTACTTTTGTAACGCTCGTGCGAGCCTGAAGTAGAATGCCCCTGCGGCTGCGTAACTTCTGTGATGTGAAACAAAGCCGGGCGGTGCGTTTTGCGCATGGTGGCTGTGCCTTGCAAATAGGTTTGTACTAACTTTGGATAATTCCATCCTTCGCACACATATATATCTATACCTTCGCCTTGCTCGTTCGCTGCAAAGCCACTCA includes:
- the folK gene encoding 2-amino-4-hydroxy-6-hydroxymethyldihydropteridine diphosphokinase, which translates into the protein MKVYLLLGTNIEPRLEFLRSALGLIQAQVGAIVQQSKVYETAAWGKENQSDFLNLAIAVETDFEPATLLAKLKAIEGMAGRQQREVWGEREIDIDILLMEDSVFKLPTLEVPHPRLHERNFVLQPLLEIAPTVLHPVLQQSIATLAAACSDLKEVRVFEL
- the sppA gene encoding signal peptide peptidase SppA, coding for MKQFLKFTLATIVGIFLFTIISVFVLAGIAAAAGGKKQIEVPANSVLKLDLNYSIPEQTTDNPFQDIDFSSFKPKSALGLLDVLKTIELAKNDKNIAGIYLPMGINTNGFATLESIRNQLIDFKKSGKFVYAYGVVTSQKSYYLASVADKVFLDKNGYLELRGMGTQITYFKNAFDKAGIEVQEFHVGSFKSAIEPFIRTNMSEPNREQLTMILGDLQNHFVKGITEQRKISAENFQNMLDSLKATNAEECKALGLIDEALYYDQLLNHLKDKTGVKAAKDVELVELNKYAGKLDKEDKSESANKIAVVVLEGNIVDGEGQEDEIGGDRVAKLLRKLREDEKVKSIVMRVNSPGGSAVASDLIWREVTLAKEHKPVVVSFGNVAASGGYYISCAADRIFVQPNTITGSIGVFGLIPNFKKLMNEKIGVTTDEVALSKHANFGGGLKPLDAFESTVIQKEVEHVYTTFRQRVADGRKTDTAAIEKIAQGRVWTGTQAIERNLADEIGNLDNAIAFAAKKASLKDYKVKVYPEEKSFAEKISESFGEMKTSWVKEALGEQYEIFNAINRLKKTSGVQCRMPLETESL
- a CDS encoding RsmB/NOP family class I SAM-dependent RNA methyltransferase, giving the protein MKLHRNLVHAVAQAITQITEEANHAETVVENLLASNKKWGARDRHFIAENIYEIIRHQLLLRHCANSSNPFHLLAARYTLQGLEIPDWAEFKDFTFSPPGADLPYKITYSIPDWLNEFGIDQLGEKNWQQEMQAMHTTAKTCLRINTLKATAANASKQLEAEGIAFTASDNFLILNDKRNIQNTIAYKSGWVEIQDGNSQKIAPLLQVKPKEIVIDACAGAGGKTLQLAAEMKNEGHIFALDVFEKKLQELNRRAQRAGAKNISTLVANQATLNQLKNKADKLLLDVPCSGSGVFRRKPDSKFKLSPQRMQELQNLQWQILSTYHTMLKSGGTMLYATCSIFPSENNFQVQRFLNEYGTQFCLEKEYFLSPAETGLDGFYAAVFTKK
- a CDS encoding transketolase codes for the protein MSNVKNDAEKLSFEDFKTEVLKDYSIACISREMSLLGRKEVLTGKAKFGIFGDGKEVAQIALAKSFKKGDWRSGYYRDQTWMLALGIVSPRQFFAQLYAHPDAAHDPFSAGRQMNAHFATPFVDEKGEWLNHTAQYNTSADASPTAGQMPRSLGIALASKMYRNNPELQQGFEYFSEGGNEISFVSIGDASTSEGHFWETVNAAGVLQVPLAINVWDDGYGISVSKKYQTTKESISEVLSGFAANEQGEGIDIYVCEGWNYPKLVQTYLQGTATMRKTHRPALFHITEVTQPQGHSTSGSHERYKSKERLEWEKEFDCIYQMKTWILANGIATEDVLLDIESKAKEEVRAAQKAAWNSFTSSIKDEIEEAIQLIENAGAEVGNTEFATSVIKALQKSVDPVRKDILKATKKVLWNAAGEGGFAYNNLAAFTNNLQHSYQQIYSRNHHSETPYNALKVKEVKPEFSAASKVLNGYEVLNTFFEGVFNRYKNVVAFGEDVGKIGDVNQGFSGLQQQFGEHRIFDTGIRELTIMGQAIGLSMRGIRPIAEIQYLDYLLYGLEPLSDDVACLRYRTNGIQKAPVIIRTRGHRLEGIWHTGSPMSMIINALRGMYVCVPRNMVQAAGMYNTLLQSDEPALVVECLNGYRLKETMPDNLSSFTVPLGVPEVLQEGEDITLVTYGSCVRVAQEAIQQLEERGISVELIDVQTLLPFDIHGSIVKSIEKTNRVVFLDEDVPGGAAAYMFQQVMEEQGAFRWLDSNPCTITAKAHRAAYGSDGDYFSKPNAEEVFEVIYGIMHETDPASFPMW